The Nakamurella antarctica genomic interval GCCATCATTCGGTCAATGACGCCACAAGAGCGGCACGACCCCAAGATCATCAACGCGTCGCGGCGGCAGCGAATCGCCAAGGGATCGGGAAGTACTGTGGCCCAGGTCAACGCACTGGTTGATCGGTTTTTTGAGGCCCGCAAAATGATGGCAGCCATGGCCGGAAAATTTGGACTCGGAGCCTTGGCCCGTGGCAAGAGCAACGCGAAGAACCGCAAAGGCAAGAAGGGCAAGGTTTCCGGTCGAGGGCCGACCCCGCCGAAAATCCGCGGAGGCATGCCGGGCATGATGCCCGGAATGTTGCCGCCAGGGATGGGCGGTATGCCCGGCGGCGCTGGCGGCCCAGCGGGCGGCGGCATCCCCGGGCTCCCACCCGGATTCGACTTCGACCCGTCAAAGTTGAAGTTGCCGAAGCAGTGACCGCGCTGCGCGTTACTGGAGTCGACCCGACCACGGGCGAATCAGTAGCGCATTGGATCGCCGGCGGCGTGTACGTCGACTCTCCGGTACGTGGCGCGCGGGAAGTCGCGGGGTTTGTTCTTCCGGGATTTGCCGACGCCCACTGTCACATCGGCTACTGCATCGACGGCGTAACTGATCTCGCTGCCGCGGAGCAGCAAGCACGGCTCAATCTTGCGTCGGGGGTGACGGTGATCCGCGACTGTGGCTCGCCGCTGGACACCCGACCGCTCGTCGACCGGGCAGATCTGCCGGTACTGATCCGGGCGGGTCGCCATATCGCCAGACCCAAGCGCTACATCCGCGGGCTGGGCATCGACCTCGAAGACCCGACAGAGTTGGTAGCCGAGGTTGGCCGTCAGGCCGAGTACGGGGACGGCTGGGTAAAACTGGTGGGGGACTGGATCGACCGGGATCGCGGCGACCTTGCGCCGTTGTGGACGGACGCGGTGCTGGTGGATGCCATTGCACTTGCGCACGAAAAGGGAGCCAGGGTGACCGCGCATGTGTTCGGTGAGGATGCCATTCCCGCCTTACTGGCTGCTGGTATCGACTGCCTGGAACACGCCACCGGCTTGACGAGCGACACCATCGAGACGGTGCGGGCCAGCGGCGTGCACATCGTCCCCACATTGATCAATATCGAAAACTTCCCGTCCTTCGCTGCGGCTGCGGGTGAGAAGTATCCGACCTACGCCAAGCACATGCGCGACCTCTATTCCCGCGCTGATGCCACGATCGCGGCCGTGGTCGAA includes:
- a CDS encoding amidohydrolase family protein — protein: MTALRVTGVDPTTGESVAHWIAGGVYVDSPVRGAREVAGFVLPGFADAHCHIGYCIDGVTDLAAAEQQARLNLASGVTVIRDCGSPLDTRPLVDRADLPVLIRAGRHIARPKRYIRGLGIDLEDPTELVAEVGRQAEYGDGWVKLVGDWIDRDRGDLAPLWTDAVLVDAIALAHEKGARVTAHVFGEDAIPALLAAGIDCLEHATGLTSDTIETVRASGVHIVPTLINIENFPSFAAAAGEKYPTYAKHMRDLYSRADATIAAVVEAGIAVHAGTDAGGYIEHGRIVDEVTSLLRVGMTPTQALKAATWDARQWLGVADPELGGSADLVVYASDPRIDWDTLREPLAVIRAGVIS